From Rudanella lutea DSM 19387, a single genomic window includes:
- a CDS encoding Gfo/Idh/MocA family protein — translation MTSSRRTFLQKLTAASALAASGTVSSVMARSGAPAYIPNLKKVSPNDKIRIATIGMGIQGNYDTMAALRNPDVELVAVADLYDGRLEHAKTAFAKDRDLFTTRDYREILTRSDVDAVLVVTPDHWHDHITIAALKAGKNVYCEKPMVHHINEGKAVIDAWKKSGKTMQVGSQRISSAAFQEAKRLVQAGEIGAINYIESNNDRFNAIGAWNYSVPPDASTQTLDWDRFLGDAPKRAFDAKRFFRWRNYRDYGTGVAGDLFVHLITGVHFVTNSLGPTRIYSSGNLAFWKDGRDVPDVMTSVMDYPKTDAHEAFQMVLRVNFANAGKIQNVTRIIGNEGQIEFSENNLILTKKKLPIAPGYGNYDSFFTFTEPVQQEFVRQYDAQYPPETRKAEPAKEVRFDSPKGDDAHAQHFADFFKNVRAGSQGTIEDPVFGFRAAAPVLACNESYFEQKVVHWDPVTMTQKNPSAPAARPSVARPGAPSPKAAAKKPVAKR, via the coding sequence ATGACATCTTCCCGGCGTACCTTTTTGCAGAAACTGACCGCAGCCTCGGCGCTGGCAGCTTCGGGCACTGTGTCGAGCGTGATGGCCCGCTCCGGTGCCCCCGCCTATATTCCCAATCTGAAAAAAGTGAGTCCGAACGACAAAATCCGGATTGCCACCATCGGTATGGGAATTCAGGGTAATTACGACACCATGGCCGCCCTGCGTAACCCCGATGTAGAGCTGGTAGCCGTGGCCGATTTGTACGACGGCCGACTCGAACACGCCAAAACGGCCTTTGCCAAAGACCGCGACCTGTTTACCACGCGCGACTACCGCGAAATTCTGACCCGGTCAGACGTGGATGCCGTGCTCGTTGTGACGCCCGATCACTGGCACGACCATATCACGATTGCCGCTCTCAAAGCGGGCAAAAACGTGTATTGTGAAAAGCCGATGGTGCACCACATTAATGAAGGCAAGGCCGTGATTGACGCCTGGAAAAAGTCGGGTAAGACTATGCAGGTGGGTAGTCAGCGGATTAGTAGTGCCGCGTTTCAGGAAGCCAAACGACTGGTGCAGGCGGGCGAAATCGGGGCGATCAACTACATCGAATCCAACAACGACCGGTTCAATGCCATTGGGGCCTGGAACTACTCGGTCCCACCCGATGCCTCAACCCAAACCCTCGACTGGGATCGGTTTTTGGGTGATGCTCCGAAGCGGGCGTTCGATGCAAAGCGGTTTTTCCGGTGGCGCAATTACCGCGACTACGGGACCGGTGTAGCGGGTGATCTGTTTGTGCACCTTATCACGGGCGTTCATTTTGTGACCAATTCGCTTGGGCCTACGCGCATTTACTCATCGGGGAATCTGGCGTTCTGGAAAGATGGCCGCGACGTGCCCGACGTGATGACGAGTGTGATGGATTACCCCAAAACCGACGCGCACGAGGCATTCCAGATGGTGCTTCGGGTCAACTTTGCCAATGCCGGTAAAATTCAGAACGTGACCCGGATTATTGGTAACGAAGGGCAGATCGAATTTTCGGAGAACAACCTGATCCTGACCAAGAAAAAACTACCCATTGCCCCCGGTTATGGGAATTACGACAGTTTCTTCACGTTTACCGAACCGGTGCAGCAGGAGTTTGTCCGTCAGTACGACGCCCAGTACCCGCCCGAAACCCGCAAGGCCGAGCCTGCCAAAGAGGTGCGGTTCGACTCGCCCAAAGGTGACGATGCCCACGCCCAGCATTTTGCCGATTTCTTCAAAAACGTGCGGGCCGGTAGTCAGGGAACCATCGAAGACCCTGTATTTGGCTTCCGGGCCGCGGCCCCCGTATTGGCCTGCAACGAAAGCTATTTTGAGCAGAAAGTAGTACACTGGGACCCCGTGACGATGACCCAGAAAAACCCATCGGCCCCGGCTGCCCGACCTAGTGTGGCCCGGCCCGGCGCACCCAGCCCTAAGGCAGCCGCTAAAAAGCCGGTAGCTAAACGATAA
- the glgB gene encoding 1,4-alpha-glucan branching protein GlgB, translating to MAKRTPASEPTGPVKASSKKKTAPEPTPASPQPDSADIAAPSGPYSRFTDFDIHLFREGKHTRLYEKFGSHVVEHNGVVGTYFAVWAPSARYVAVIGDFNGWDKGSHPMNVRWDSSGIWEVFIPHIGNGQTYKYFIVHEGGRELEKGDPYAHLWEVPPLTASRVWDTYYEWNDGEWMQSRKAKNALNAPISVYEVHLSSWRRDPANPDRELSYGEIADALVPYVQEMGFTHVEFMPVMQYPYAPSWGYQITGYYAPSSRFGSPQDFMALIEKLHQAGIGVFLDWVPSHFPGDAHGLYEFDGSHLYEHPDPRKGYHPDWKSYIFNYGRNEVRSFLLSNALFWLDRFHADGLRVDAVASMLYLDYSRNAGEWEPNMFGGRENLDAISLFKELNLAVYEQFPDVQTIAEESTAFPGVSRPVYAGGLGFGMKWMMGWMNDSLRYFERDPGYRKFHQSEFTFSTVYAFTENFMLPLSHDEVVYGKHSLVNKMPGDEWQRFANLRLLFSYMFTHSGTKLLFMGGEFGQTAEWKFDASLDWHLLDHAPHKGMAECVKALNNLYRSEPALFDRTFTEDGFEWIDTTDRENSIVTYARKGNDPAEVLVVVLNMTPVPRTNYRIGVPAAGTYVELFNSDDRAFYGSGVGNTEALTAQAVSWHGKDNSLEINIPPLGAVVLKANV from the coding sequence ATGGCAAAACGCACTCCTGCTTCGGAACCGACCGGGCCCGTAAAGGCTTCTTCAAAAAAGAAAACGGCTCCCGAACCGACTCCCGCCAGTCCACAACCCGACTCTGCCGACATTGCGGCCCCCAGCGGACCGTACTCCCGCTTCACTGATTTTGACATACACCTTTTCCGCGAAGGCAAGCACACCCGTCTGTACGAGAAATTTGGCTCGCACGTAGTGGAGCACAACGGTGTGGTAGGCACCTACTTTGCCGTTTGGGCTCCTTCGGCCCGGTACGTAGCCGTGATTGGGGACTTCAACGGCTGGGATAAAGGCAGCCACCCCATGAATGTACGCTGGGACTCGTCGGGGATCTGGGAGGTATTCATTCCGCATATCGGCAATGGCCAAACGTACAAATACTTTATTGTGCACGAAGGCGGCCGCGAACTCGAAAAAGGTGACCCCTACGCGCACCTCTGGGAGGTACCCCCTCTCACAGCCTCACGCGTGTGGGATACGTACTACGAATGGAATGACGGCGAGTGGATGCAGAGCCGAAAGGCCAAAAACGCACTGAATGCGCCGATTTCAGTATATGAAGTGCATCTGTCATCTTGGCGTCGTGACCCGGCGAACCCCGATCGGGAGCTGAGTTACGGCGAAATTGCCGACGCCCTCGTGCCGTATGTGCAGGAGATGGGCTTCACGCACGTGGAATTTATGCCTGTGATGCAGTACCCCTATGCGCCCTCGTGGGGCTATCAGATTACGGGCTATTATGCTCCGAGCAGCCGATTTGGCTCTCCGCAGGATTTCATGGCCCTGATCGAAAAACTGCATCAGGCCGGAATCGGGGTGTTTCTCGATTGGGTGCCCAGCCATTTCCCCGGCGATGCGCACGGCCTTTACGAGTTCGACGGGTCGCACCTGTACGAACACCCCGACCCCCGCAAGGGCTACCACCCCGACTGGAAATCGTATATTTTCAATTACGGTCGCAACGAGGTTCGGTCGTTTCTCTTGTCCAACGCCCTGTTCTGGCTCGATCGGTTCCATGCCGACGGCCTGCGCGTCGACGCCGTGGCGTCGATGCTGTACCTCGATTACTCGCGGAATGCGGGCGAGTGGGAGCCTAATATGTTTGGCGGACGCGAAAACCTGGATGCCATCTCACTCTTCAAAGAGTTGAATCTGGCGGTGTACGAGCAGTTCCCGGATGTACAGACCATTGCCGAGGAGTCGACAGCCTTTCCGGGCGTATCGCGGCCGGTGTATGCCGGTGGCCTGGGCTTTGGTATGAAATGGATGATGGGCTGGATGAATGACTCGCTCCGGTACTTTGAGCGCGACCCCGGTTACCGCAAGTTCCATCAGTCCGAATTCACGTTCAGCACGGTGTATGCGTTTACCGAGAACTTTATGCTGCCCCTTTCGCACGATGAAGTCGTGTACGGCAAGCATTCGCTCGTGAACAAAATGCCCGGCGATGAGTGGCAGCGGTTTGCCAACCTGCGGCTGTTGTTTTCGTACATGTTTACCCACTCAGGCACCAAACTTCTGTTTATGGGGGGCGAGTTTGGGCAAACCGCCGAGTGGAAATTTGATGCCAGCCTCGACTGGCATCTGCTCGATCATGCTCCGCATAAAGGGATGGCCGAATGCGTGAAAGCCCTCAACAACCTGTACCGCTCCGAACCGGCCCTGTTCGACCGGACGTTTACCGAAGACGGATTTGAGTGGATCGACACGACGGACCGGGAAAATAGCATTGTGACGTACGCCCGTAAAGGTAACGATCCGGCCGAGGTGCTGGTGGTGGTGCTGAACATGACGCCGGTTCCCCGGACCAACTACCGGATTGGTGTGCCCGCAGCAGGCACGTACGTGGAGTTGTTCAACTCCGACGATCGGGCTTTTTACGGCAGTGGCGTAGGCAACACCGAAGCCTTAACGGCACAGGCTGTGTCCTGGCATGGTAAAGACAATTCGCTCGAAATCAATATTCCGCCTTTGGGGGCTGTCGTTCTGAAAGCGAACGTCTGA